Proteins encoded by one window of Bacteroidota bacterium:
- a CDS encoding calcineurin-like phosphoesterase family protein yields the protein MKRHQLWLLAVIIFLLQCIGGYGISFTGDEVVPDKGINLYGEIKDNEGNPVPNVVVSDGYTCTATNSKGLYQLVKNKNSQFVFYSTPSAYKIETKGSNDNNPCFYARIDGKSNQLIRHDFVLNKLSNSENNFTLVCIGDPQCANSVQTARFKNETVKDLNHLISTVSAPCYGIALGDVVWNTPEVLPAMNKLIGSIHIPVFVTVGNHDKSRNPQSKLLPRSSDDFKSVFGPTDYSFNRGSVHFISLDNIMYSNSEDYKGGITDEQLKWVKNDLSYVSKDKMVIVYYHIPVSNAKDNNEEILRNLLKDYKEVHLMAGHTHTNKNYIFTSAHNMYEHIHGTACGAFWHSTMCCDGTPNGYEVYEIDGNRMKNWYFKAVNYDKGFQIRLYHGDASFGGQYGNFSFGLGKGSIVANVWNADRKWKIEVFEDGARTGKMKSMAGISYDAWAVGYHVGVLHRKMKSFGKKCSHLYTYTLKNPGASRIEVKATDEFGNVYTQNSFTSDFSSAISY from the coding sequence ATGAAAAGGCATCAATTGTGGTTACTTGCAGTAATCATTTTTCTTCTTCAATGTATTGGTGGATATGGAATTTCATTCACTGGCGATGAAGTTGTTCCTGATAAAGGAATTAATTTATATGGTGAGATTAAGGACAATGAGGGAAATCCTGTTCCTAATGTGGTTGTAAGCGATGGTTATACTTGTACGGCCACTAATTCAAAAGGTTTGTATCAGCTTGTGAAAAACAAGAATTCCCAATTCGTTTTTTATTCTACCCCTTCGGCTTATAAGATAGAAACGAAAGGTTCAAACGATAATAATCCTTGTTTTTATGCCCGTATAGATGGAAAATCTAATCAGCTAATCAGGCATGATTTTGTACTGAATAAACTGTCAAATTCTGAAAACAATTTCACCCTTGTTTGCATTGGTGATCCACAATGTGCAAATAGTGTTCAGACAGCCCGTTTTAAAAATGAAACGGTAAAAGATTTAAATCACTTAATAAGTACTGTGTCTGCTCCCTGCTATGGCATAGCCTTAGGTGATGTGGTCTGGAATACCCCTGAGGTTTTACCCGCAATGAATAAACTTATTGGCTCAATTCATATTCCTGTTTTTGTAACTGTAGGAAACCACGATAAAAGCCGGAATCCTCAGTCTAAATTACTTCCAAGAAGTTCTGATGATTTCAAGAGTGTATTCGGGCCCACTGATTATTCCTTTAATCGAGGAAGTGTACATTTCATTTCTTTGGATAATATCATGTATTCCAATTCTGAGGATTATAAGGGGGGGATAACTGATGAACAGTTAAAATGGGTTAAAAATGATTTGAGTTATGTGTCTAAAGATAAAATGGTTATTGTTTATTACCATATTCCGGTAAGCAATGCAAAAGACAATAATGAAGAAATATTACGTAATTTATTAAAAGATTACAAGGAAGTACATTTGATGGCCGGTCATACACATACTAACAAAAATTATATTTTTACCTCTGCACACAATATGTATGAACACATTCATGGGACGGCCTGCGGTGCTTTTTGGCATTCTACAATGTGTTGCGATGGTACTCCCAATGGTTATGAAGTCTATGAGATTGACGGGAACAGGATGAAGAACTGGTATTTCAAGGCTGTAAATTATGACAAAGGTTTTCAGATCAGGCTCTATCATGGAGATGCTTCATTTGGTGGGCAATACGGAAATTTTTCTTTTGGATTGGGCAAAGGTTCTATTGTTGCAAATGTTTGGAATGCCGATAGAAAATGGAAAATTGAAGTTTTTGAAGACGGGGCTAGGACCGGCAAAATGAAAAGCATGGCTGGTATTAGCTATGATGCCTGGGCCGTGGGCTATCATGTCGGAGTTTTGCACAGGAAAATGAAAAGTTTTGGTAAAAAATGTTCTCATCTATATACATATACCCTGAAGAATCCTGGTGCATCCAGGATTGAAGTGAAGGCCACAGATGAATTTGGGAATGTTTATACCCAGAATTCTTTTAC